In the genome of Bremerella sp. P1, the window ATTGTACTGGGACCAAGTCGGAGCAGAAATGAACAGCGGGTTCCGTTCCATCGTCCCTTCCCACTCGTTCAACTTCTCCAAGAGTTGTGCCGCCATCTCAGGCTGGTCCTGAATCAAGTTGGTTGTCTCGCCGACGTCCTCTTTCAAGTTGTACAACTGAGGCAACTGCGAGTTGGGAATCAGCAGTTTCCAATCACCTTCTCGAATTGCCGAACCGCGGAGAGCCATCCGCCAGTAGAGCGACTCGTGCGGAGCCTCTTTACTTTCTCCTCGAAAATGTGGCACGAGGTCGACGCCATCGTAGATCGGCAGATTCTTCTTGCTACGACCTTTGCGAGGTTCCGTTTCCCCGGCAGAAGGAGCCTGGCCGCCAGCAGCCGTAACAAACGTTTTCATTACATCCAAAGAGATCACGGGTTGGTCATAAACCTTGCCCTGGGGCAATTGAGCCGGCCAGTGATAAATGGTTGGCACGCGAATGCCACCTTCCAGGAACGTTCCTTTGGTCCCTCGCAGAGGAGCATTCACCGCGTGAGAAACTTCCACCGAACCACCGTTGTCGGAGATGAATGCGATCAGCGTGTTTTCGAGTTGGCCCGTCGACTCGAGCGTGTCAACAATCTTGCCAATGTTCTCGTCCATACAGGCCTGCATAGCGCAGTAGACTCGGCGTGTCTTGTCATGGATGTGTGCGTACTGCTCAATATCTTCCTCCTTGGCTTGCATTGGACCATGAGGCGTGTTGTACGACAGATAAAGAAACCATGGCTGCTGGGCATCCAACTCTTTCGCCTTCCCCTCGGCCTGAATGAAGTCGATCGCTTCGAGCGTGAACCAATCGGTCAGGTACGGCGTGCGAATCTCGTGGGGCGGTTCATGATTGATCAGTAGTCGATTCTTCTCCACGGTTGGAAAGTAAGCATGACTGCCGCCCAACATTCCAAAGAAGAAGTCAAAGCCACGTTCCAGCGGATGATGCCCCGGCACTGACTCTCCCAGATGCCATTTTCCAACCAAGCCGGTACGGTACCCTTGCTCTTGAAGCCGCTGCGACAGAAGCGTTTCATCCAAGGGGATTCCGGCAAACTCATCCTCGAGTCCGGCTGGATTGCTAAGATTGTGCTCAAATCCAAATCGGGATCCGTAGCGCCCGGTCATCAGGCCGGCGCGAGAGGGAGCACAAACCGAACCTGAAACATAGCCATCGGTACAAAGTACTCCGCCGCTGGCCAGACGGTCGAGATTGGGCGTCTGAATCTGCTTCGAGCCATAGCACGACAAGTCGCCGTACCCCATATCGTCGGCCACAATCAGAAGCAAGTTGGGCTTCGCGGCAGAAACGGCGGTGCAACAGATTACCCACAGGCAGAGCGTGACGATCGTTCGGTACATGGACTCGGTGACTCTAGGAGAAAACAAACTGGCTTGGTTCTACTTATAAAGCCTAAGGCACGGTTTTCTGACGGGAAAACCGTGCCTTTAAAAAGAACTTTTCCAGCAATTCAACTATTTCAGTTGCAGCGTGACCGCTTTCGTTTGGGTATAGAGGTTGATCGCCTCGTGCCCCATTTCACGGCCCCAGCCGGATTGCTTGTAGCCGCCAAACGGAAGCGAGGCATCAAACACGTTGTAGCAGTTCATCCAAACGGTGCCGGCCTTGATACGTTTGGCGATCCGGTGCCCCAGGCTGATATCTTTCGTCCAGACAGCCGCGGCCAGCCCGTAGATGCTGTCGTTGGCCGTGGCAATCACTTCCTCGATGTCGTCAAAGGCCACTGCGGCAACCACCGGACCGAAGATCTCTTCCTTGATCACTTTCATGTTTGCATTGGTATCGACCAACACGGTCGGCTCGACGAAGTACCCTTCGCTGTCGGCTCGCTTGCCGCCACAGACGGCCTTCGCTCCTTCCTTCTCGCCAATGTCGAGATAGCTACAAACTCGATCCTGTTGAATCTGAGAGACCATCGGCCCCATGTCCGAATCGGGATGCATGCCAGGCCCGAGCTTGATCTTGCTGGCTTCTTCGGCCACCCCTTCGACGACTTGATCGAAGTGCTTTCGATGAACGAATAAGCGAGATCCGGCACAGCAGCACTGACCATGATTAAAGAAGATGGCGTTGGCCGATCCCGCGATGGCTGCCGGGATGTCAGCATCCGGCATGATGATATTCGGGCTCTTGCCGCCCAACTCCAGCGAGATCTTTTTCAGATTGGTTTCCCCAGCCGCTTTGACGATCAGCTTACCCACTTCGGTCGATCCAGTGAACGCAACCTTGTCGACATCGGGATGGGCCGAAAGTGCCGCGCCGGCAGTTTCACCGAAGCCGGTAATTACGTTCACAACGCCGGGCGGAAAGCCTGCCTCTTGAATTAAGTGCGCCAAACGCAAGGCGCTCAGCGGCGTTTCTTCAGCAACCTTCAGCACAACGGTGCATCCCGTTGCCAGAGCCGGTCCCAACTTCCAGGCTGCCATCAATAAGGGGAAGTTCCAAGGGATGATCTGACCAACGACACCGACTGGTTCCCGCAGCGTATAGCTGTGGAACTCGGCCCCGTCGAGATACGGCACCGAGACCGGAATGGTCGTTCCTTCGATCTTGGTGGCCCAGCCGGCCATGTAGCGAAACAGGTCGATCGCCAGTGGAACGTCGGCGGCAGCAGCAACCGCTTTTGGCTTACCATTGTCAAGCGATTCGATCTCGGCGAACTCTTCGATGTGCTGCTCCATCAAGTCGGCTAGTCGCCAGAGCATCTTGCCGCGCTGGGAAGCGGTCATTGCCGGCCAAGGTCCGGTCTCGAATGCCTTGCGGGCAGCGGCTACCGCTTTATTGACATCTTGCTGACCACCTTCGGCAACCTGGGCAATCACCTTGCCATCGGCCGGGTTCACCACTTCAAACTTCTTTTCCGTTGCCGCAGGCAGCCACTGTCCATCGATAAGTAGCTTGTGGTCCTGTTCAATGAATGCTTGTGTTTCCGGACGCGCGACAGGGGCAGTCGTCGTCAAAATCATAGATCTCTCCTTAGTCGATGGGGTAAGCAGCTTGGGGAGTGCTGGCGGTGCTTTGCTTGGGCCTGTTGCGCGAGTCACGCAGGCCACATCCCATTCTACGCGTTTCTGAACAAACGACAGAAATAAAAGTTTTTCCGGGTTGTTAGCGATCTCTATCGTTCGGTCAACACTTTGTGAAATAAATCACAACCCACACATCTCTCCAAGTACAAGGCTTAGGGCTATGAAAACGTTTGCCCAATTGAAGCGCACTTATGACGCGCTTCACGCCGAGGCCGTACGCCTGGCCGGCACGACTCGTCAGCTATCACAACGTGCTGCTACCTATCACCACGTTTATGAAGACTCTGGCCGTAATCATATCTTTCCGCTGATCGCCGCTCATGGGGCCCTATGGGCTCGCGGGTACTTCGCATTCGGCATGCAACTAGGCGAAGCCCTTTCCTTTCAGTACTGCTTCACTCCCAAGACTCGCCAGCAAAAGCTCAACGCGTTGGAAGCTTTCGCGGAAGCGTTTCGCGAGGTAAATCGCCGCGTGTGTGTGCAGATCTACACGACCTACCACTTCACAAAACTTCACGGCGATCATCCTGATGCCGATCGACTGGTAGCGCCCCATTTGCTTGCCGCGTTGAAATGTGTTCATGCTGCCAACCGCAATGGCGAGCAACTAACGGATCAAGCGAAACGTGAGATCTTTGAAACGCATTTTCTCGACGAACAAGAGACGATTGTTGGTCCGCGGATTGAACAGGCAGTCGACGAGTTCGATTGGCCGTTGATGAAATCACTGGCGCTAATGCCTGCAGTTCGCTTTGCCTACTTTCCAGCTGGTGCCTGGCTTCAATTCTGGAAGTTTGATCGGACAAAAGAACGCATCTCTCGTGGACTCAAAGCCTTCGACGTGGCTGCCAACATGGGCTGGAATCATACCGAGGCGACGCTCGATCGTTACGCGATACTTCCCGAAGCGTTTTTTGCCGATTCAACTGGCCATTTCTCTCACATGAAGCACGAGATATTAACTGCGGCATAGCGGAAAAGCTTGTTTCGTCCATGATAACAGCTATCCTGAAACGCACCTACCTGAATCCATTCCTTCCGTTTTCGAGATGGCTTCCATGCGTGCGTTGATTGGTTTGGCCCTGCTTTTTGTTCCTGCGGTTTTGCTGGCTGCCGAGCGCCCAGCCAACGTCGTGTTAATCGTCTCGGACGATCAAGGCTATCACGACTTGGGCTCGTTCGGAGCGACCGATGTCCGCACACCGCACTTGGATCAACTGGCCCAGGAAGGGACGCGACTGACCAGTTTTTATGTTGCCTGGAATGCGTGTACGCCTTCGCGGGCTGCTTTCCTGACAGGCCGTTACCCACAGCGAAATGGCACCTACGATATGATCCGCAACGATCGTGTCGATGACGGGCATCTCTACTCGCCTGAAGAATATGCGGTGTCGCCCGAACACATTCTGGGGACAGACGTACGTGAGGCTTTCCTATCGAATGTTTTGAAGGACGCCGGCTATGCATGTGGATGCTACGGCAAATGGGATGGCGGCCAACTCAAACGATTCCTGCCGCTACAGCGCGGCTTCGATGATTTCTACGGCTTCTGTAATACGGGCATCGACTACTTCACCCACGAGCGGTACGGCGTTCCGTCGATGTTTGATGGGAACGAGCTCACGACCAAGGATCAAGGCACGTATTGCACCACGCTGTTTCGAGACCACGCAGTGAAGTTTATTGATCAGAATCACGAGCGACCGTTCTTTCTGTATGTCCCGTTCAATGCACCACATGGGGCGTCCAACCTCGATCGTGAAATTCGCGGCAGCGTGCAGGCGTCGCCTGAATACCTGGCCATGTACCCTGAAGGAACGAGCCGCTCAGAACAACGTCGACGTGGCTACATGGCGGCCGTCACTGAAATGGATGCGGCCATCGGCGCGATCCTCGATCGACTTGAGCGTTATGAAATTGCCAATGACACACTCGTCATCTTCTTTTCCGACAATGGCGGCAGTGGCCTGGCCGATAATCAACCGCTGCAAGGTCGCAAGTCGACCATGTGGGAAGGTGGCATTCGCGTTCCCTGTATCGTCCGCTGGCCCGGCAAGGTACCCGCAGGTAAGACAAGCGACGAGTTTCTGACCGCCCTGGAGGTCTTTCCGACCGCATGCAAAGCCGCCGGGACAACACTTCCTAGCGGCGTGCCCTACGATGGCTTCGACATGCTGCCGGTGCTCCAGGGAAAAACCGAGTCCCCTCGAAAAGAGATGTTCTGGCAACGAAGAAATGAAGTCGCGGTTCGCAGCGGTGACTGGAAGTGGATCGACAGCAAGAGGGCAAAGGGTCTGTACTACTTGCCAGAAGACATCGGCGAAGAGAATGACTTGTCGGAAAAGCATCCCGACAAAGCTTTTGCGCTAAAAGAGCGACTGACCGAGTGGCAACAGGAAATGGAAGCCGCCGAACCTCGTCGGCCTTTTCGGGACTTCTAGACGACCAATTCCCACTCACTTAGCAGGCTAAGAAAAAAAGAGGAAAACATTCGATTCTCCCATCTTTTCACTTATTGACATCTCGCGAACTGACGATATATTTAACACAGGAGCCTCGAATATGCCCAAAAAGACACCTAACAAGCCACCTCTGGAAATGGATGCACTTGGCCAAGCTGCTGAGTGCTTAAAAGCATTAGCGCATCCGGTTCGTCTTCGGATGGTCCAGCTTTTGCTCCATGGTAGGTTTACGGTTGGCGAGATCGCCGAAGATTGTGGCATTGCCGAGAACCTAGCATCCGAGCATCTTCGTTTGATGCAACGCTGTGGCTTTTTCACAAGCGAGCGAGACGGTCGACGAGTCTATTACTCGGTGGCAGAACCCCACCTGGAAGACATCATGGCCTGTATCGAAAGCCGATTCTTGACAGAGGCCGGCAAATAGCCCGCCTTTTTTTGACCTAACATATCGTCACATCACGACATTACGGACAACAAATCAAAGGAGGAAAGAATGAGCGTTAATACGATTTCTCCCCAAGAACTGAATAAGCTTTGCGAGTCAGGCGACTGCGACCTGATCGATGTTCGCACGCCAGCTGAATACGAAGAGGTGCACGCCACCAAGGCCGTGAACAAGCCCCTGGATCGACTTGCCCCGAACGAAGTCATGGAGGCCCGCAACGGCTCGGCACACAAGCCCCTTTACGTGATCTGCAAGTCCGGTAATCGCGCCGGCAAGGCCTGCGAAAAGTTTGTTGCAGCGGGATACGAGAACGTTGTTAACGTGGAAGGCGGAACGGATGCCTGGGCTTCGGCAGGTCTTCCTGTAGTGCGTGGCAAGAAGACGATCTCCCTGGAACGCCAGGTGAGAATCGCCGCTGGCTTCCTCGTCCTCGTGGGCGCATTGCTGGGTATTTTCGTTCACCCCTACTTCGCTGGACTCTCGGCGTTTGTTGGTGCTGGCCTGATGTTCGCCGGCATTACCGACACCTGCGGCATGGCCATGATGTTGGCCAAGATGCCGTGGAATCAAGCGTCTAGCTGCTCGAGATAGCTATGGGGCAGGGGCAGCAGGACAGGAACCTTGGCGAGCAATTCCACCCATTGCTCGCTGGCAATGTTTTGCTGCCCTCCCTCCCCAGGCAAGCTACTTCACGTCATAGCACCAAATCGTACCGTGCTGCCGTAGAAAGAGCTTGCCGTCAGCCAAAGCCGGATAGGCCCATTCTTTCCCAGTTCCTTCCGGCTGATCAGGCAAAGTGAACTCGCTCACGATGTTCATCTCTTCTGGGGTGGCAGCCACCATCATGACCTTGCCATTTTCGGTGTGCAGGTACAAACGCCCATCGGCATAAAGGATCGAAGCGGCCGCGCTGATACGTTCCTGCCACTTAATCTCGCCTGATACGAAATCGACGCACATGAGTGTCGAACCGCTGCAACCATAGAGATAGCCATCGACTTTCACTGCCCCGCCAATTGCAGTGGGCAGCTTCGGATTGAAGTACAGTTCTTCCGGTAATACGGTGACCTGCTCAGCCACTAGCCGGACGGCACCTCCGCCGGTTCGTGAACCGCCGCTGTAAACGATATCGCCAGCCACCACCGGCGTAGGCATATTTGCGATCCCTTTGGTACGTGTGTAAGACCAAAGAAATGTCCCATCTTCGGCGTCGACACCAGCGAGGCCGTTGGCCATGAATGCGACATACTGCGGCTTGCCTGCGGCGGTCACCTTTTGGATCGAGGCATAGGCTGCGGCTCCCATCTTCGGAGTATTCGCCTTCCAGATCGTCTCGCCGGTTGCCTTATCAACGGCCACGATGCCCACATCTTTGCCACCAGGTGTGACAACCACTTTGTTTCCGTCGATCAACGGAGACTCTGAGTAAGCCCATGTGCCTGGCTTGCCATCGTACGCCTCGCGAATATTTTTCTGCCAAACAACTTCGCCACTTTTTGCCTTCAAGCAAACCAAGTCACCGTCGGAACCCAAGACATACAGCATTTCGCCATCAAGAGTCGGAGTACTGCGTGCGGCCGGGTAGCTTGGCTTTTGATTCGGATTGCCGACCTTTCCGATTCGGGTCGCCCACAGCACTTGCCCGTTGGCCGCGTTCAGTGCTTTCACCGATTCGTCATCCAGGCCTTCGTTGGTAACCAGGTAAATCACGCCGCCAACCACGGATACTGCGCCGTACCCATCTCCTAACTCGTTGACTTGCCAAACCAATGGTGGACCATCTTCCGGCCACTTGGCCTTTAACTGGGTTTCGCCAGAAATACCATCACGGGCGGGCCCCTGCCATTGCGGCCAGTCCTCGGCATGGAGCTTGGTAGAGAAGATTGTGATCGAGGCGATACAAAGCAAGAGTCGAAGCGTCGTAGACATCGGATGCTTTCCCGGAATGAGAATTTAGGGCAGATACACCAGCGACGATTATTCTAACGATCTTCCGCGGTGATTCTCAAACTTTGTCCGACATCCTCAGTTGCAGAGCAACGTCTAGCATCCTAGTGTGATAGTTAGTTGTTAGAGCCGCTACAACGCTACCCACTTCACCCATACCTTTGCATGACGCACTCACCCCCTCTCATAATTGGCGCTGGACCTGTCGGCATGGCGGCTGCCGCGTTTTTATCGCGGTACGATATCATTCCGAGGATTGTGGACAAACGGGCTGAGCCCTCGAAATTCTCGAAGGCACTGGCCATTAATCCACGCACGCTGGAACTGTTCGAGGCTTCCGGAATCACCGACAAGCTCTTGTCATTGGGGCGGAAGATTTACGGGACCACCATTCACCGCAATGGGCGCATTGTCGCGGAAGTTGATTTCAAAGATCTTGAGCATCGCTTCCCGTTTATGTTGGCCCTTTCGCAAGCAGCTACCGAAGGTGTCCTGAGGAAAGATCTTGGCGAGCGGGGAATCGAGATCGAGCGTCAAATCGAACTCGTCGATTCCCCTAACCTGGCCGAAGGCAAAGCAGAACTGGTTCATGTTGAAACCCAGGCCAACGAGTCGATCACGGCTCCGTGGATTCTGGCATCGGACGGTGCCCACAGCGTGGCTCGCAAGTCAGTTCATGTCCCTTTTCCAGGAGAAACCTACGACCGTGCGTGGGTGCTCGATGACATTCCCCTGGCGACCGACTTCGCTCCCGACAGGGCACATATCAAGTTGCAGGACGATGGTTTTCTCTTCATGATGCCGATCCATACCGGCGAAGAGAAACCTGGCGAGCCGACCATTTGGCGCGTCATGGGTAACTACCCCGAACCAATTGCCCAATTGACCGAGTCCAATCCGATTGGCGAATCGCAGTGGAACTCGTCCTTTCATATTGCCCACCGGTTAGTGGAATCGATGAATGTCGGCAAAGTCTACTTCGCCGGGGACGCGGCTCACCTTCACTCGCCGGTCGGGGCGCGTGGGATGAACCTCGGCATTGAAGATGCCTGGGTGTTCGCTGAGCTTGCCAAACGAGACGAGCTTGCCCTCTATCACCAACAGCGTTGGCCGGTTGATAATGCGATTATTCAGCGGATTCGTACGATGACCGGTTTCGTGAAGGCCGAGTCGTTCTTCAAACGAACCCTTCGCAACTTGCTCGCACCCAGACTTCTGCACTGGAAGAGTGTGCGGGAAACCATGCTCAAGACCGTAAGCGGACTGGACCATCCCCTCCCGTTATTCCAACCAGAGCCAGAAGAAGATCCCGCCGAAAAGCGTGCCTCGCGACGGCGGGAACGAGAATCAACGTAGCGCTCGCCGATAGCGACGATGGGCTACCGCTTCGTCTTCTACTCGGCTGGCAAACACATACACGCCGAACTCATCTTCACATCGGCGTCTTTCCAAGCCACCTCAAACTCGGCTTGAACCTTGTCGGCTTCGTCGAACTTGTCTTGCATCCGCAGACTACGTGCCAGGTCGTATAGTGCCCATCCATTGTGAGGATGGATTTCCAAGTCGGTTCGCAAGACTTTCTCGGCCTCTTTGTATCGCTTTGCATCCATTAAGGTCGCGGCCAAAGCATGGCGAACTGGTTGGATCCAATCAGGCGGTTCCGTATATCGCAGCGAGTCTTCCAACTCGGCTGCTTTCTCCAAACTGGCAACCGCTTCATCCGTTTTGCCTTCGCGATAAAGGATCTCGCCTTCGAGCATCTTGTCGGCAATGTCCAACACGACCGATGCCGGATTCTGAGCGAAAAAAGCCTCTTCCGGAATCGCCGCTTTTAGCTCACGGAACGTTGCCTGCTCTTTACGTGCTTCGGCCGGTTGCTTCTTCGCGGCATAAGCAACACCACGCGCGAAGTGCCGCATCGCCCGACAAATGGGGAAGTGTTCGGCAGGCTCAGGCTCCTCCAGGATCGCATCCCAACGCCCAAAGCGAATATGCATCTCATACGGCATGCTATGCATGCCATCGACAAACGGAGCGTTTGCCACCACCCAGCTCTCAGGCATCTCTTTCAGCATCATGTCAATCTGCTCGGTCGCGACTTTTTCCTGTCCGATCATCATCGCGGCGAAAGCCAACATGTGGCGATTATGGGCCATGTAAATCCGGAAGAAGTCCTGCTCAGGAGACTGCTGCTTGTAGGCCGTGTCGGCGATGATGGCCTTCTCATTGGCCGCAATGGCTTTGCGCCAAGCTCCTAAGCGGACATCGATGTGACTGGGCATGTGGACCATGTGCCCTAGCCCAGGCTGGAGGTTACGGAGGCGATCGGCTTCGTCGGCTGCTTTCGCCACTTCACCCGAGGCCTCGAGCGTGTGAATGTACAGGTGCAACGCCAGAGGATGATCGGGAGACTGCTTGAGAACGGCTTCGAGCGTTTCCATGACCTCTCGGGTATCCGGGTTGGCTGTGCCGGCTTGCTGCCAAAGATCCCAAGGCCACAGATCCATTAAACTCTCGGCGAAGACGGCCCCTACGTCTGGCTCGCCTGGATACTCTTTCCAAAGCTTGCGCATTGCATCGGCGTAGGCTTGATCGAGCGGCTTGCGATCCTCAGGTGGCGGCTGGGCATAGCGTTGATCGAGTGCGGCGATCAGTCCCTGCTCTAGGGGCGAGCCATTACTGGCCAGTTGTTTCGCCTTCTGCAGGGCCTCCCAGGCCAGTGGAGCATGCTTCTCGTCCAAGAGCGGATAGTTGATGTTCGGGCCGTTGGCCAGGGAGATAGCCCACCAAGGCGCGGGGCAATTGGGATCGAGCCTGGCCGCCTCGTGGAAACTGCGAATCGCTTCGTCATGGTTGAAGCCATACATGAACGCCAGCCCTTGATTGAAGTAGGCCTGGGCTTGTGGATTGTCGCTTGAAATCTCCCAGCGATGTTCCCCTAACCCGGGAAACAACGGGACTTCAGAACCTGGCTTCGCGGCATAGGCGTTTGAGCCGGCACTCAGTAACGCAGCAACAGCTAAGGCCACGAACATGGCTGGCGAACTGCAAACTCTCATCGATAGGATCCCCCGAGATAGTTTTGCCCCTTCGGCCATTTGGCCAATTTGCCTACTTCACATGGGTTGGCAGGCGCTTTAAGTTTAGCGGATGTGGCCGCTGAATAAGAGCTTTCAGCGGCGGAAATGTTCGGCCCGAAATTAAACTTCGCCGAGTTGCAGGTCTTCCGCTTGAGTAAGGTGGGCAAAAATTGATCTCCCTCGCTAGTGCTATCGGCACCCTATTTGCAAAGTTTAAAAAACAGGCCTCGGCAAGTCTTTTTTGCTATATTTCTATGCAGGTCACGCTGTTTTTGCGCGCAGAGGATGCTCCTTCGGGGGTCATTTTCTAGGGATTTTACGTCTTATAGTGACGCGGCACGGTAGTTGCTATCAGTCCGCACCATGCTTTCGCAGGGATCGCGAAGCGAAAGATCGTAAGGGAATTTCAACAACGAAAAGCGTGAAGCGGATCCCTGGTGGGGCTCGCCGTTCGCGCTAGGCTTTGGAGGTCACACACTAGTGAGTACGGTATCGAAAGGTAAGGCGGGTTCCAACGGAACAACTACCACAGGCAACGGTAGCGGGTACGCTGGCGGGACGGCTCGAATGGCAGCCATCGCGGCAGTTACCAACTACAAGCCCTCCGCCCCTGCCATGAACTTCTTGGAGACTCCCACCCAAGAGCTTTTCTGTGCGAATGTCTTCAGCAAATCGGTCATGAAGGACCGTCTTCCCAAGCCAATCTTCAAGACGCTGATGAAGACGATCGAAACGGGTGAGAAGCTCGATACGACCGTCGCCGACTACGTTGCTTCCGCAATGAAGGATTGGGCCATTGAAAAGGGTGCCACGCACTACGCCCACGTCTTCTATCCGCTGACCGGCAGCACTGCTGAAAAGCACGATAGCTTCCTGAGCCCAGACGGCACCGGCAGTGCAATTGCTGAATTTAGCGGTTCGCAACTGATCCAAGGTGAACCGGACGGTTCCAGCTTCCCTTCGGGTGGTATTCGCCAGACGTTTGAGGCTCGTGGTTACACGGCTTGGGACGTTACCAGCCCTGCCTACATCATGGAGAACCCGAACGGAACCACGCTGTGCATTCCCACTGCGTTCGTTTCGTGGACGGGCGAAGCTCTCGATAAGAAGACCCCGGTCTTGCGTTCGATGCAGGCTTTGAACAAGCAAGCTCAACGTATCCTGGCTCTCTTCGGTCATACCGATGGTGCCATGGTCAGCTCGACCGCCGGTCCTGAACAGGAATACTTCCTGGTCGATCGCAACTTCTTCTTCGCTCGCCCTGACCTGTTGAACGCTGGTCGCACCTTGTTTGGTGCTGCACCTCCTAAGGGTCAGGAATTCGACGATCACTACTTTGGTGCCATTCCAGATCGCGTTCTCGCCTTCATGCTGGAAAGCGAACGTGAACTGTTCAAGCTGGGTATCCCGGTCAAGACGCGTCACAACGAAGTGGCCCCTGGCCAGTACGAAATCGCTCCGATGTTCGAGTTCGCCAATGTCGCGACCGACCATCAGCAGCTGATCATGATCACGCTGCGTAAGGTTGCTGAGAAGTACGGTATGGCTTGCCTGACACACGAAAAGCCTTTCGCTGGCGTCAACGGTAGCGGTAAGCACGTCAACTGGTCGATGGGTAGCTCCTCGCAGGGCAACCTGCTGGATCCAGGCGACACGCCTCACGAGAACGCCCAGTTCCTGGTCTTCTGTGCTGCCGTTATTCGTGCCGTACACAAGTTTCAAGGCTTGCTGCGTGCCGTGGTTGCTACGGCTTCCAACGATCACCGTTTGGGTGCCAACGAAGCTCCTCCAGCTATTATTTCGATCTTCCTGGGCGACCAATTGACGGACGTCTTCGAACAGATCAAGGGCGGCGGTGCAAGTAGCTCGATTCCTAAGGGCACTCTGGAAATCGGTGCCGACGTTCTTCCGCCACTGCCGAAGGATGCTGGCGACCGTAACCGTACCAGCCCGTTTGCCTTCACCGGTAACCGCTTCGAGTTCCGTGCTGTTGGTTCTAACCAGTCGATCGCTGGTCCACTCGTCGCAATGAACACCATTGTTGCCGAATCGCTGGACTACTGTGCGACCAAGCTGGAAGAAGCAACCGGCGGTGATCCAGCGAAGC includes:
- a CDS encoding tetratricopeptide repeat protein; amino-acid sequence: MRVCSSPAMFVALAVAALLSAGSNAYAAKPGSEVPLFPGLGEHRWEISSDNPQAQAYFNQGLAFMYGFNHDEAIRSFHEAARLDPNCPAPWWAISLANGPNINYPLLDEKHAPLAWEALQKAKQLASNGSPLEQGLIAALDQRYAQPPPEDRKPLDQAYADAMRKLWKEYPGEPDVGAVFAESLMDLWPWDLWQQAGTANPDTREVMETLEAVLKQSPDHPLALHLYIHTLEASGEVAKAADEADRLRNLQPGLGHMVHMPSHIDVRLGAWRKAIAANEKAIIADTAYKQQSPEQDFFRIYMAHNRHMLAFAAMMIGQEKVATEQIDMMLKEMPESWVVANAPFVDGMHSMPYEMHIRFGRWDAILEEPEPAEHFPICRAMRHFARGVAYAAKKQPAEARKEQATFRELKAAIPEEAFFAQNPASVVLDIADKMLEGEILYREGKTDEAVASLEKAAELEDSLRYTEPPDWIQPVRHALAATLMDAKRYKEAEKVLRTDLEIHPHNGWALYDLARSLRMQDKFDEADKVQAEFEVAWKDADVKMSSACMCLPAE
- a CDS encoding glutamine synthetase III family protein, with the translated sequence MSTVSKGKAGSNGTTTTGNGSGYAGGTARMAAIAAVTNYKPSAPAMNFLETPTQELFCANVFSKSVMKDRLPKPIFKTLMKTIETGEKLDTTVADYVASAMKDWAIEKGATHYAHVFYPLTGSTAEKHDSFLSPDGTGSAIAEFSGSQLIQGEPDGSSFPSGGIRQTFEARGYTAWDVTSPAYIMENPNGTTLCIPTAFVSWTGEALDKKTPVLRSMQALNKQAQRILALFGHTDGAMVSSTAGPEQEYFLVDRNFFFARPDLLNAGRTLFGAAPPKGQEFDDHYFGAIPDRVLAFMLESERELFKLGIPVKTRHNEVAPGQYEIAPMFEFANVATDHQQLIMITLRKVAEKYGMACLTHEKPFAGVNGSGKHVNWSMGSSSQGNLLDPGDTPHENAQFLVFCAAVIRAVHKFQGLLRAVVATASNDHRLGANEAPPAIISIFLGDQLTDVFEQIKGGGASSSIPKGTLEIGADVLPPLPKDAGDRNRTSPFAFTGNRFEFRAVGSNQSIAGPLVAMNTIVAESLDYCATKLEEATGGDPAKLNTALTKLMTEIMNEHGTIVFNGDGYSDEWHQEAEKRGLLNLKTTADALPFLEKEEVKELFTKYSVLSERELESRLETYLEQYCLSVKVETNLTIEMARTMIFPAAIRYQNELASTCANLQALGYEFDKNTLDTVTSLVKSLQDSIATLEAAAEKAEEGDCSKGHAKAYCYEVLPAMNDVRKYADALEGYVADDLWPLPTYQEMLFIR